From one Eptesicus fuscus isolate TK198812 chromosome 21, DD_ASM_mEF_20220401, whole genome shotgun sequence genomic stretch:
- the CA7 gene encoding carbonic anhydrase 7 translates to MTGHHGWGYGQKDGPSQWYKLYPIAQGDRQSPINIISRQAVYSPSLKPLKLSYEGCTSLSIANNGHSVQVDFNDSDDRSVVTGGPLDGPYRLKQFHFHWGKMHNVGSEHMVDGKSFPCELHLVHWNAKKYSTFGEAASAPDGLAVVGVFLEIGAEHPYMNRLTDALYMVRFKGTKAQFTCFQPNCLLPASRHYWTYPGSLTTPPLSESVTWIVLREPISISERQMEKFRGLHFTSVDDERIHMVNNFRPPQPLMGRLVKASFRA, encoded by the exons ATGACCGGCCACCACGGCTGGGGCTACGGCCAGAAGGACG GCCCCTCACAGTGGTACAAGCTGTATCCCATTGCCCAGGGAGACCGCCAATCACCAATCAATATCATCTCCAGACAGGCTGTGTATTCGCCCAGCCTGAAGCCACTGAAGCTTTCCTACGAGGGCTGCACATCCCTCAGCATTGCCAACAATGGCCACTCTGTCCAGGTGGACTTCAATGACAGCGATGATCGATCTG TGGTGACTGGGGGCCCCCTGGATGGGCCCTACCGGCTCAAGCAGTTCCATTTCCACTGGGGCAAGATGCACAATGTGGGCTCAGAGCACATGGTGGACGGCAAGTCATTCCCCTGCGAG CTGCACCTGGTTCATTGGAACGCCAAGAAGTACAGCACCTTTGGGGAGGCGGCCTCAGCACCCGACGGCCTGGCTGTGGTCGGTGTCTTCTTGGAG ATCGGGGCTGAACACCCTTATATGAACCGTCTGACAGACGCACTCTACATGGTTCGGTTTAAG GGCACCAAGGCCCAGTTCACCTGCTTCCAGCccaactgcctcctgcctgccagccggcACTACTGGACCTACCCCGGCTCCTTGACCACCCCCCCGCTGAGTGAGAGCGTCACCTGGATTGTGCTCCGAGAGCCCATCAGCATCTCTGAAAGGCAG ATGGAGAAGTTTCGGGGCCTGCATTTCACCTCAGTGGACGATGAGAGGATCCACATGGTGAACAACTTCCGGCCACCGCAGCCGCTGATGGGCCGTTTGGTCAAGGCCTCCTTCCGGGCCTGA